In Chryseobacterium oranimense, a single window of DNA contains:
- a CDS encoding porin, with translation MKKLIIIFSLTVMQSMYGQDSVSVKKTTEAVSSEKNPLDVGELKINLNSKGDKWLKFGISSQIWLRSIDNNPGTLVNGVPQEQTYDAGIRRMRLIIQSQVTPFYSVFLQMGINNQSFISGGGTGTGNSGAGKKAPFFFHDAYNEFAIIPRNDFQTGKLNKNNLYLGAGLHSWNGISRLTNASTTKMLAGDIPVFNFPTIEIADQFSRQLGIFVHGELDRINYRFSVNKPFATNLKPTVGDAAVDNNQSGKLSYSGYAFYQFFNKETTVTSFLPGNNLATKKVLNLGAGFYTNKEGTQSQPSENVFESHDVNIFGADVYTELPLGDKSKEMGLTLYSVYYNYNYGPNYLRVSGLLNPGTSNPDFTGQKALEGAGNNRILMGTGNIWFSQVGFVLPKFSKILKVQPFFNYALKDMKALNQNGSYYDVGANFYLYGQNARIVAQYSSRPLYDITSKTIFDRKGEFLLSFQIVL, from the coding sequence ATGAAAAAACTAATAATTATTTTCAGTTTAACTGTTATGCAAAGTATGTACGGTCAGGACAGCGTAAGTGTAAAAAAAACTACTGAAGCAGTTTCTTCTGAAAAAAATCCTTTAGATGTAGGAGAACTTAAAATAAACCTTAACTCCAAAGGGGACAAGTGGCTGAAGTTCGGTATTTCAAGTCAGATTTGGTTACGCAGTATTGATAATAACCCGGGGACATTGGTGAACGGAGTTCCCCAGGAACAGACTTACGACGCCGGAATACGGAGAATGAGATTAATCATTCAGAGTCAGGTTACCCCTTTTTATTCTGTGTTTTTACAGATGGGAATTAATAATCAGAGTTTTATTTCAGGCGGTGGAACAGGCACAGGAAACAGTGGAGCCGGAAAAAAAGCACCTTTCTTTTTTCACGATGCTTATAATGAATTCGCCATTATACCAAGAAATGATTTCCAGACAGGAAAACTGAATAAAAATAACCTCTACTTAGGAGCGGGACTTCATTCATGGAACGGAATAAGCAGGCTCACCAACGCAAGTACTACTAAAATGCTTGCTGGTGATATTCCTGTTTTTAATTTCCCAACCATAGAAATTGCTGACCAGTTTTCAAGACAATTGGGGATCTTTGTCCATGGAGAACTGGATCGGATTAATTATCGTTTCAGCGTCAACAAACCTTTTGCTACCAATTTAAAACCAACTGTGGGAGATGCAGCGGTAGACAATAATCAAAGTGGTAAGCTCTCTTATTCCGGATACGCTTTTTACCAGTTCTTTAATAAGGAGACGACTGTAACCTCTTTCCTGCCCGGAAATAATTTAGCAACTAAAAAAGTTCTGAACCTGGGAGCAGGCTTTTATACCAATAAGGAGGGAACCCAGTCTCAGCCGTCAGAAAATGTTTTTGAATCTCATGATGTCAATATTTTTGGAGCAGATGTGTATACTGAACTTCCGCTAGGAGATAAAAGTAAAGAAATGGGACTTACGCTGTATTCTGTTTACTACAATTATAATTATGGGCCGAACTATTTAAGAGTAAGCGGTCTTTTGAACCCGGGCACTTCCAATCCTGACTTTACGGGACAAAAAGCACTGGAAGGAGCAGGAAACAACAGAATTCTGATGGGAACAGGAAATATCTGGTTTTCGCAGGTAGGTTTTGTTCTTCCGAAATTCAGTAAAATCCTAAAGGTGCAGCCTTTTTTCAATTATGCGCTTAAAGATATGAAAGCACTTAATCAGAACGGAAGTTATTACGATGTGGGAGCCAATTTTTATCTGTATGGTCAAAATGCACGAATCGTTGCTCAATACAGCAGCAGACCACTTTATGATATCACATCCAAAACAATTTTTGATAGAAAAGGTGAATTTTTATTGTCTTTTCAAATCGTACTTTAA
- a CDS encoding alpha/beta fold hydrolase: MKKYRTFLILMLVFAAACNIFGQTKNYPFEVKKSGKGKQSILFIPGFASSGEVWNDTTAKFEKDFTCYTLTMAGFAGVKPLPDASFKNWEKEIAAYIKDQKLEKPIIIGHSMGGGLAMALAADYPELISKIVIVDTLPCLAALSDPNFKAKENNDCTATVNTLKSMTDEQFKQMQTSTITRLVAEPTKQETVVNWSMKSDRTTFAKMYCDFSNTDLREKIQHIQCPTLVLLESYFVNFKPAIENQYKNLKNADMRYASKGLHFIMYDDKEWYLEQLNNFLSSK, from the coding sequence ATGAAAAAATACAGAACCTTTCTTATCCTAATGTTAGTTTTTGCAGCAGCATGCAATATATTCGGACAAACTAAGAATTATCCGTTTGAAGTAAAAAAGTCAGGCAAAGGGAAACAGTCCATTCTTTTTATTCCAGGGTTTGCCTCTTCAGGAGAAGTATGGAATGATACAACAGCAAAATTTGAAAAGGATTTTACCTGTTATACACTTACCATGGCAGGATTTGCAGGAGTAAAACCTCTGCCTGATGCCAGCTTTAAAAATTGGGAAAAAGAAATTGCGGCTTACATCAAAGATCAGAAACTTGAGAAGCCTATTATTATCGGGCACAGCATGGGAGGCGGCCTGGCCATGGCACTGGCCGCAGACTATCCGGAACTGATCTCAAAAATAGTTATTGTAGATACCCTTCCCTGCCTGGCAGCATTATCAGATCCAAACTTTAAAGCTAAAGAGAATAATGACTGTACTGCAACCGTAAATACATTAAAATCCATGACGGATGAACAATTTAAACAAATGCAGACCAGTACTATTACGCGCCTTGTAGCAGAACCTACCAAGCAGGAAACAGTGGTAAACTGGAGTATGAAATCGGACAGAACAACGTTTGCCAAAATGTACTGCGATTTCTCCAATACAGATCTCAGGGAAAAAATTCAGCACATACAGTGCCCTACCCTTGTGCTTCTGGAATCTTATTTTGTTAATTTTAAACCGGCTATTGAAAATCAATATAAAAATTTAAAAAATGCCGATATGAGATATGCTTCAAAAGGACTGCATTTTATTATGTATGACGATAAGGAATGGTATCTGGAACAGTTAAATAACTTCTTATCATCTAAATAA
- a CDS encoding RNA polymerase sigma factor, with protein sequence MVFEDIYELYWQKIFRLCMGYVNNSELAQDLAQETFIIVWQQLPKFRNESGIGTWIFRIASNNCLKQIEKEKKFSKADLPVNLEEKKQESLEPQIQLLYQFISELPETDRIIISLELEEVKQAEIAGIVGLSESNIRVKIHRIKEKLTKRFKENGY encoded by the coding sequence ATGGTATTTGAGGATATATACGAGCTATACTGGCAGAAGATCTTCCGTTTATGCATGGGATATGTAAACAATTCCGAGCTGGCACAGGATCTCGCACAGGAAACATTCATTATTGTCTGGCAGCAGCTTCCGAAATTCAGGAATGAATCCGGTATCGGAACATGGATCTTTAGAATTGCTTCAAACAACTGTTTAAAGCAGATTGAAAAAGAGAAGAAATTCAGTAAAGCTGACCTTCCCGTCAATCTTGAAGAAAAAAAGCAGGAATCCCTGGAACCGCAGATCCAGCTTCTTTATCAGTTTATATCAGAGCTGCCGGAAACGGACCGGATCATTATTTCCCTCGAACTGGAAGAGGTAAAGCAGGCAGAAATTGCAGGCATCGTAGGATTATCCGAATCAAACATACGGGTAAAGATCCACAGGATAAAAGAAAAATTAACTAAAAGATTCAAAGAAAATGGCTACTAA
- the lpxK gene encoding tetraacyldisaccharide 4'-kinase: MKRWYLYPFSLGYHLATGIRNTMYDLGVFKTTKFKTPIINVGNLSVGGSGKSPMVMYLAQFLSKHYRTGVLSRGYGRLTKGYEVTNYESNYKIVGDEAMQLFERFKNRFVIAVSEERVPGAKKVIEDMDLDVLVLDDAMQHRAIKAGFNILMTDFNDPYFKDHLLPAGDLRESRNGSKRADIIMVSKCPDELTEETKRYYISRIRPSYNQKVFFSSIGYDENVYGKDKMLPDNNLNYYDILLITGIANPKPLLEHLAKFSQRVTHLKFRDHHNFTDDDIKKITAEYKKLGEYKLILTTEKDYVRLKTFDYLREIVYYWPINVIIDKKEEFNQIILDYVRKN; the protein is encoded by the coding sequence ATGAAAAGATGGTACCTTTATCCTTTTTCCCTCGGTTATCATTTGGCAACGGGTATCCGGAACACAATGTATGATCTGGGCGTTTTTAAAACGACAAAATTCAAGACTCCGATAATTAATGTCGGCAACCTTTCTGTGGGCGGAAGCGGGAAATCGCCTATGGTGATGTATCTTGCCCAATTCCTGTCTAAACATTATAGAACAGGGGTTCTTTCGCGTGGCTACGGAAGGCTTACAAAAGGTTATGAAGTAACGAATTACGAAAGCAATTATAAAATTGTGGGAGATGAAGCTATGCAGCTTTTTGAACGCTTTAAAAACCGTTTCGTTATCGCAGTTTCGGAAGAAAGAGTTCCCGGCGCCAAAAAAGTCATCGAAGACATGGATCTTGATGTTCTTGTCTTAGATGATGCCATGCAGCACAGGGCAATCAAAGCTGGATTCAATATTCTGATGACGGATTTTAATGATCCTTATTTTAAAGACCACCTTCTTCCTGCAGGAGATCTGAGGGAATCCAGAAACGGTTCCAAAAGGGCAGATATCATCATGGTCAGCAAATGTCCCGATGAACTCACCGAAGAAACCAAACGTTACTACATTTCAAGGATCAGACCTTCTTATAACCAAAAAGTATTCTTTTCATCCATCGGTTATGACGAAAATGTATACGGGAAAGACAAAATGCTTCCGGACAACAACCTGAACTATTACGATATCCTTCTGATCACGGGAATTGCCAATCCAAAGCCACTTCTTGAACATCTGGCTAAATTCTCCCAAAGGGTTACCCATTTGAAATTCAGGGATCATCATAATTTTACAGATGATGACATCAAAAAAATCACTGCAGAATATAAAAAACTGGGCGAATACAAACTGATCCTGACCACAGAGAAAGATTACGTACGTCTGAAAACTTTTGACTATCTTAGAGAAATTGTTTACTACTGGCCTATCAATGTCATTATTGATAAAAAGGAAGAATTCAACCAAATCATCTTAGATTATGTTAGAAAAAATTAA
- the truA gene encoding tRNA pseudouridine(38-40) synthase TruA, with product MLSYYNTLRYFIEFSYNGKNYFGYQIQPDAISVQEELEKALSTILREEIKTTGAGRTDTGVHAKKIFAHFDTEKAVDQMNLPYKLNSFLSPDIAVKRVFQVKDDFHARFDATHRTYEYYISLAKNPFTQESAWQHWKRPLDIHRMNEACKILFEYEDFTSFAKLKTDNKTNICKIYKAEWEQEGTDLKFTVSANRFLRNMVRAIVGTMVEIGSGKIKPEDLRKIIEDKNRNAAGTSAPGHGLFLVDVGYEF from the coding sequence TTGTTGAGTTATTATAATACATTGAGATACTTTATTGAATTTTCTTACAACGGGAAAAATTATTTCGGTTATCAGATACAGCCGGATGCCATTTCTGTACAGGAAGAACTGGAAAAAGCACTTTCCACCATTTTAAGGGAAGAAATCAAAACCACAGGAGCCGGAAGGACGGATACAGGGGTTCATGCGAAAAAGATATTTGCTCATTTCGATACGGAAAAAGCAGTGGATCAAATGAATTTGCCCTATAAACTGAACAGTTTTTTATCTCCCGATATTGCCGTAAAAAGAGTCTTTCAGGTGAAAGATGATTTCCATGCCCGTTTTGATGCCACTCACAGAACATATGAATATTATATTTCCCTGGCGAAAAACCCTTTCACCCAGGAATCTGCATGGCAGCACTGGAAAAGACCGCTGGATATTCACAGAATGAATGAGGCCTGTAAAATTTTATTTGAATATGAGGATTTTACGAGCTTTGCCAAATTAAAGACCGACAATAAAACCAATATCTGCAAAATATATAAAGCGGAATGGGAGCAGGAAGGAACTGATCTTAAATTTACGGTTTCAGCCAATCGTTTTCTCAGAAATATGGTTCGTGCTATTGTGGGAACGATGGTAGAAATTGGAAGTGGAAAAATAAAACCCGAAGACCTGCGAAAAATTATTGAAGATAAAAACCGTAATGCGGCCGGAACTTCAGCTCCGGGGCACGGATTGTTCCTTGTAGACGTAGGATATGAATTTTAA
- a CDS encoding GNAT family N-acetyltransferase, whose product MITREATEQDLKVLLEFEQGIVTAERPFNSTLIDGEIHYYDLLKLIQAEDAFVLIAEENDEIVASGYARIKKPDNNYSNFDHYAYLGFMYVKPEHRGKGVNKLILDGLLNWAKSKDISEVRLDVYSHNESAVKAYEKAGFDSLLTTMRMKI is encoded by the coding sequence ATGATTACAAGAGAAGCCACAGAACAGGATCTGAAGGTCCTTCTTGAATTTGAACAGGGAATTGTTACCGCAGAAAGGCCATTCAACAGCACGCTTATTGATGGAGAAATTCATTACTATGATCTGCTTAAGCTGATACAGGCTGAAGATGCATTTGTACTCATTGCGGAAGAAAATGATGAAATTGTAGCATCCGGATATGCGCGGATTAAAAAACCGGATAATAATTATTCTAATTTTGATCACTATGCTTACCTGGGATTTATGTATGTAAAACCCGAACACAGAGGAAAAGGAGTCAACAAATTGATTCTTGACGGACTGTTGAACTGGGCAAAATCTAAAGACATTTCAGAAGTAAGGCTGGATGTTTATTCCCACAATGAATCCGCTGTAAAGGCTTATGAAAAAGCCGGCTTTGACTCACTACTCACTACGATGAGGATGAAAATATAA
- a CDS encoding thioredoxin family protein — protein MKKLALILTISIFGLGYAQQQPKVLKTSFTKEALVQKLEDEEGKNITIQQILDAHKGKVLVIDFWAGWCRDCLKALPKAEELEKNNPNVDFVFLSLERSKEGFDKSLDRFNMKDKDNYWFASGWKNDFNNYIDLNWIPRYMVIDQKSSIAKYYAISPEDPELQETINRLLQ, from the coding sequence ATGAAAAAGTTAGCATTAATTCTTACGATCAGTATTTTTGGGCTGGGCTATGCACAGCAGCAACCGAAAGTGCTTAAAACCAGCTTCACCAAAGAAGCCCTTGTACAGAAGCTTGAAGATGAGGAAGGGAAAAATATCACCATTCAGCAGATTCTTGACGCCCACAAAGGAAAAGTTTTAGTGATTGATTTCTGGGCCGGATGGTGCAGAGACTGTTTAAAAGCACTTCCAAAAGCTGAAGAACTTGAAAAGAACAACCCGAATGTAGATTTCGTATTCCTTTCCCTGGAAAGATCGAAAGAAGGTTTTGACAAAAGCCTCGACAGATTCAATATGAAAGACAAGGACAATTACTGGTTTGCTTCAGGCTGGAAAAATGATTTCAATAATTATATCGACCTCAACTGGATTCCAAGATACATGGTTATAGACCAGAAATCCTCTATTGCAAAATATTATGCCATTTCCCCGGAAGATCCGGAACTACAGGAAACCATTAACCGTCTTTTACAATAA
- a CDS encoding class I SAM-dependent methyltransferase — MNENSRKHWENVYETKNPDEVSWTQEEPEVSLDLIRSFGLGKDARIIDIGGGDSNLVDFLVGEGYENITVLDISAKALEKAKERLGEKADQVTWIHSDITMFEPSETYDIWHDRAAFHFLTQVEQVSKYTDTAAKWVTGFMVLGTFSKDGPKKCSGLDIRQYDEVALTEKFRSDFTKIKCFTQDHTTPFGTVQNFIFCSFKKI, encoded by the coding sequence ATGAACGAAAACAGCAGAAAGCACTGGGAAAATGTATACGAAACCAAAAATCCGGACGAGGTAAGCTGGACACAGGAAGAACCGGAAGTATCCCTTGACCTCATCCGTTCCTTTGGATTGGGAAAGGATGCCAGAATCATTGATATTGGTGGCGGAGACAGCAATCTGGTTGATTTTCTTGTTGGAGAAGGATATGAAAATATCACCGTTCTTGATATTTCCGCCAAAGCGCTGGAAAAAGCAAAGGAAAGATTGGGAGAAAAAGCAGATCAGGTGACCTGGATTCATTCAGACATTACGATGTTTGAACCTTCGGAAACTTACGATATCTGGCACGACCGGGCTGCCTTTCATTTTCTGACCCAGGTGGAACAGGTTTCAAAATACACCGATACGGCTGCGAAATGGGTAACAGGATTTATGGTCCTGGGAACTTTTTCAAAAGACGGACCGAAAAAATGCAGCGGACTGGATATCCGGCAATATGATGAAGTTGCATTGACTGAAAAATTCAGATCAGATTTTACAAAGATAAAATGTTTCACTCAGGATCATACGACTCCCTTTGGAACAGTTCAGAATTTTATTTTCTGTAGCTTTAAAAAGATATAA
- a CDS encoding MFS transporter: MNTTQITTAQRIKAIVGGSVGNLVEWYDWYAYAAFAIYFSNSFFPDSDLNAQLMNTAGIFAVGFLMRPIGGWIFGSIADKIGRKKAMTLSVLLMSFGSLLIALTPTYKTIGILAPALLLIARLLQGLSVGGEYGVSATYLSEMASENRRGFYSSFQYVTLIGGQLIALGIQLILQKLLLTETQLEEWGWRIPFVIGALLSVIALYLRANLHETEAFENKKEVNEKKKGTVTELLKHPKALLTVIGLTLGGTLAFYTYTTYMQKFLVNTVHLTKEQSTLISFVSLFIFACLQPAFGALSDKIGRRPLLLGFGILGTLFTVPLLTALSTTTSMWTAFFLIMAALIIVSGYTSINAVVKAELFPSEIRALGVGLPYALTVAIFGGTAEYIALWFKQSGTEPYFYWYITGCILFSLIVYAGMKDTKKTSALDKD; the protein is encoded by the coding sequence ATGAATACTACTCAAATTACAACTGCTCAAAGAATCAAAGCCATTGTGGGCGGTTCCGTAGGAAACCTCGTGGAATGGTACGATTGGTACGCCTACGCAGCTTTTGCCATTTACTTTTCCAATTCTTTTTTTCCGGATTCTGACCTGAATGCACAGCTAATGAATACCGCAGGAATTTTTGCTGTTGGATTCCTGATGAGGCCTATTGGAGGCTGGATATTCGGAAGTATTGCGGATAAGATCGGAAGAAAAAAAGCAATGACTCTTTCTGTACTTTTGATGTCTTTCGGTTCTCTTCTTATCGCCCTTACTCCAACTTACAAAACTATAGGAATTCTGGCTCCTGCATTATTATTGATCGCGAGATTATTACAAGGCCTAAGTGTAGGCGGTGAATATGGTGTCTCTGCTACTTACCTGAGTGAAATGGCATCAGAAAATCGCAGGGGTTTTTATTCAAGCTTTCAGTATGTAACACTTATAGGCGGACAGCTGATCGCGTTAGGAATTCAATTGATTCTGCAGAAACTCCTTTTAACGGAAACCCAGCTTGAGGAATGGGGATGGAGAATTCCATTTGTGATCGGTGCATTACTTTCGGTAATCGCCTTATATTTAAGAGCCAATCTTCATGAGACCGAAGCTTTTGAAAACAAAAAAGAGGTTAATGAAAAGAAAAAAGGAACAGTGACAGAGCTTCTGAAACACCCTAAAGCCCTGCTTACAGTAATTGGACTGACTTTAGGCGGAACCCTGGCATTCTACACCTATACAACTTACATGCAGAAGTTTTTAGTCAATACTGTTCACCTCACCAAAGAACAGTCGACGCTGATTTCGTTTGTTTCATTATTTATATTTGCCTGTCTGCAGCCAGCTTTCGGAGCACTTTCTGATAAAATAGGAAGAAGGCCGCTGCTTTTAGGTTTTGGTATTCTTGGCACACTGTTTACCGTTCCGCTTCTCACTGCTTTAAGCACCACAACATCGATGTGGACTGCATTTTTCCTGATCATGGCCGCCTTGATTATTGTCAGTGGCTATACGTCTATTAACGCGGTTGTAAAAGCTGAACTTTTTCCTTCAGAGATCAGAGCTCTTGGAGTAGGGCTTCCGTATGCTCTTACAGTAGCTATTTTCGGAGGTACAGCCGAATATATTGCCCTTTGGTTCAAACAGTCCGGAACAGAGCCCTACTTCTACTGGTATATTACCGGATGTATTTTGTTTTCCCTGATCGTTTACGCCGGAATGAAAGACACCAAGAAAACCTCAGCACTGGATAAAGACTAG
- a CDS encoding purine-nucleoside phosphorylase, whose protein sequence is MLEKIKQTADFIHNIIKETPDFAIVLGSGLGKLQDEVEAIHVLDYPEIPNFPQTTVAGHGGKLIYGLLEGKKVLMMSGRFHYYEGHSMETVTFPIRVFHLLGIKNLILSNACGGINPAYRIADLVILKDHINMMPEHPLRGKNIESFGPRFVDMSEPYNKKMIETAEKAAADHHIKVHQGVYVALQGPTFETPAEYGMLKAIGGDMVGMSTVPEVIVARHMSMDVFCISVVTDLGGPDIAFSVSHEEVLNAANKAMPNVITVVKSLVRNYQ, encoded by the coding sequence ATGTTAGAAAAAATTAAGCAGACTGCAGATTTCATTCACAATATTATCAAAGAAACTCCGGACTTTGCGATTGTTTTGGGATCCGGACTGGGAAAGCTACAGGATGAAGTAGAAGCTATTCACGTTTTAGACTATCCTGAAATCCCTAATTTTCCTCAAACGACAGTTGCCGGGCATGGAGGAAAATTAATTTACGGACTCCTGGAAGGCAAAAAAGTCCTGATGATGAGCGGGCGTTTCCATTATTATGAAGGCCATTCTATGGAAACGGTTACTTTTCCTATAAGGGTTTTTCATCTTCTAGGGATTAAGAACCTCATCCTTTCCAATGCCTGTGGAGGCATCAATCCGGCATATCGTATTGCAGACCTTGTTATTTTGAAAGACCATATCAATATGATGCCTGAACACCCGCTTCGCGGCAAAAATATTGAATCATTCGGGCCGCGTTTTGTGGATATGAGTGAACCGTACAACAAAAAAATGATCGAAACCGCTGAAAAAGCTGCCGCTGATCATCATATTAAAGTTCATCAGGGAGTTTACGTAGCTCTGCAGGGACCGACTTTTGAAACGCCCGCAGAATATGGTATGCTTAAAGCTATTGGCGGTGATATGGTAGGAATGAGCACCGTACCCGAAGTAATTGTTGCCAGACATATGAGCATGGATGTTTTCTGCATCTCGGTGGTTACAGATCTCGGCGGACCGGATATTGCCTTTTCCGTTTCCCATGAAGAAGTTCTGAATGCGGCTAATAAAGCAATGCCAAATGTCATCACCGTAGTAAAAAGCTTGGTTAGAAATTATCAATAG
- a CDS encoding ABC transporter ATP-binding protein: protein MKKQDTWGIVKRLFFIGMKFRSWFILTLIISVLLSVVSTYRPYLTMEVVDNDITKLKDKALMMKHIYMLVGLVFAETVLNFFLVYFSNYISQNVIRDIRERLYAKLIYFRTSFFDKTPIGQLVTRAVGDVETIATVYTDGFLMVFGDILRIAFVLVMMFSTNVHLSYITLAILPLMVVITRFFQKRLKKAFGDERTWTANQNSFVQERLAGMSIIQVFNRQEAEFKKFDDINITLKSALLRTVFIFSLFFPVVELISSLFIGFILFYGGYITISAGVVIAFIQYISMLIRPLRQIADRFNNIQRGIVGAERVLGVMDEDYAMPNTGTAKKDHFDGKIEFEKVHFAYDEKQEVLKGIDFKVNPGETVAIVGATGAGKSTIISLITRLYDINSGNIRIDDVDLKDYELYNLRSHIGVVLQDVFLFHGSIFENLAFGDESITLEKIKAGAKEIEVDQFIEQLPGGYDFVVSERGSSISLGQRQLLSFLRAYLSDPKILILDEATSSIDHESEKLIQRATEKITKNRTSIIIAHRLSTIEKADKIIVMEHGKIVEEGKHLELLDKNGYYSTLYKAQLRHEVELEEEK, encoded by the coding sequence ATGAAAAAACAAGATACCTGGGGGATTGTTAAGAGGCTGTTCTTTATAGGAATGAAATTCCGGTCCTGGTTCATCCTTACTTTAATCATTTCCGTTTTACTGTCCGTAGTTTCTACCTACAGGCCTTATCTTACTATGGAGGTGGTGGATAACGATATCACCAAGCTGAAGGATAAAGCGTTAATGATGAAGCATATCTACATGCTGGTAGGTTTGGTTTTTGCAGAAACTGTTTTAAACTTTTTTCTGGTTTATTTCTCAAATTATATTTCACAGAACGTTATTCGTGATATTCGCGAAAGGCTTTATGCAAAGCTGATCTATTTCAGGACATCATTTTTTGATAAAACTCCGATCGGGCAGCTTGTGACCCGTGCTGTAGGAGATGTGGAGACCATAGCTACCGTTTATACTGATGGCTTCCTGATGGTGTTCGGGGATATCCTGAGAATTGCTTTTGTTTTGGTCATGATGTTCAGTACCAACGTACATCTGAGCTATATCACGCTGGCGATTCTTCCTTTAATGGTTGTGATTACCAGATTTTTCCAGAAAAGACTGAAAAAAGCTTTCGGAGACGAAAGAACATGGACGGCCAATCAGAATTCTTTTGTTCAGGAGCGTTTGGCCGGAATGTCGATTATACAGGTATTCAACAGGCAGGAAGCTGAATTTAAGAAGTTTGATGATATTAATATTACTCTGAAAAGTGCTTTGCTGAGAACGGTTTTCATCTTCTCATTATTTTTTCCTGTAGTAGAGCTTATTTCCTCTTTATTTATCGGGTTTATCCTGTTTTATGGAGGTTACATTACCATCAGTGCCGGTGTAGTTATCGCATTTATCCAGTATATTTCTATGCTGATCCGTCCGTTAAGGCAGATTGCAGACCGTTTCAATAATATCCAGAGAGGAATTGTAGGAGCGGAAAGGGTATTGGGAGTAATGGATGAAGATTATGCGATGCCGAATACCGGGACAGCTAAGAAGGATCACTTTGATGGTAAAATTGAATTCGAAAAGGTACATTTTGCTTACGATGAGAAGCAGGAGGTATTGAAAGGAATTGATTTTAAAGTAAATCCGGGAGAAACGGTAGCCATCGTGGGAGCAACCGGAGCTGGAAAATCTACTATTATCAGCCTTATCACAAGACTTTATGATATTAATTCAGGGAACATCAGAATTGATGATGTTGACCTGAAGGATTATGAGCTTTATAACCTGAGAAGCCATATCGGGGTTGTTCTTCAGGATGTATTCCTTTTTCACGGAAGTATTTTTGAGAACCTTGCGTTTGGGGATGAAAGCATTACGCTGGAAAAAATAAAAGCCGGAGCAAAAGAGATTGAAGTAGACCAGTTTATCGAGCAGCTTCCGGGAGGCTATGATTTTGTAGTCAGTGAAAGAGGTTCTTCTATTTCTTTAGGTCAGAGACAGTTGTTATCTTTCCTTAGGGCTTATTTATCAGACCCTAAAATCCTGATTCTGGACGAGGCTACTTCTTCTATAGACCACGAAAGCGAAAAGCTGATCCAGAGAGCAACAGAAAAGATTACCAAAAACAGAACTTCCATTATTATTGCCCACAGGCTTTCCACCATTGAAAAGGCGGATAAAATTATTGTCATGGAACATGGTAAAATTGTAGAAGAAGGGAAGCATCTTGAGCTTCTTGATAAGAACGGATATTACTCAACCCTTTACAAAGCACAGCTGAGACATGAAGTGGAGCTGGAAGAAGAGAAATAG